From Rana temporaria chromosome 7, aRanTem1.1, whole genome shotgun sequence, the proteins below share one genomic window:
- the LOC120944910 gene encoding dual specificity protein phosphatase 7-like, giving the protein MAAAPPGKSSGWLQAELESGSGLLLLDCRPHERYQSGHIESALSLSLPGLLLRRLRRGTLSARSVLPAPLFRLDHRELLLYDDTTREEPAPSSVLGLLLARLREDGCPAYYLKGGYSKFQREYPDHCEAGLDSPSPTDPTPECVIGLGGLRISSEGSDGESDREPISATESEGSPTLSNQSTFPVQILPYLYLGCAKDSANLDILAKYNIKYILNVTPNLPNAFENNGEFKYKQIPISDHWSQNLAQFFPEAISFIEEARSNKCGVLVHCLAGISRSVTVTVAYLMQKLNLTLNDAYDFVKRKKSNISPNFNFMGQLLDFERTLGLKSPCELRPQQPTGNQLYFTTPTNNNLFQLDSLEIT; this is encoded by the exons ATGGCGGCGGCTCCCCCCGGGAAGAGCTCCGGCTGGCTGCAGGCTGAACTAGAGTCCGGCTCCGGCCTTCTCCTCCTAGACTGCCGCCCACACGAGCGCTACCAATCCGGACACATCGAGTCCGccctcagcctgtccctccccggCCTTCTCCTCCGCCGCCTCCGGAGAGGAACTCTGTCCGCCCGCTCCGTCCTCCCCGCCCCCCTATTCCGCCTGGATCACCGGGAGCTCCTCCTCTATGACGACACCACCCGGGAAGAGCCCGCCCCCTCCTCCGTCCTCGGCCTCCTACTGGCCAGACTGCGGGAGGACGGCTGCCCCGCCTACTACCTGAAAG GGGGTTACAGCAAGTTCCAGAGGGAATACCCCGACCATTGTGAGGCCGGCCTCGACAGCCCTTCCCCCACCGATCCCACTCCAGAATGCGTCATCGGACTGGGGGGATTGAGGATCAGTTCCGAAGGTTCGGACGGCGAGTCTGaccgggagccaatcagcgcgaCCGAATCGGAAGGCAGCCCCACCCTCAGCAACCAGTCGACTTTCCCCGTGCAGATCCTGCCGTATCTGTACCTCGGCTGCGCAAAAGATTCCGCCAACCTGGATATTCTGGCGAAATATAACATCAAATACATCCTGAATGTCACCCCAAATCTGCCCAACGCCTTCGAGAACAACGGGGAGTTCAAGTACAAGCAGATCCCCATCTCCGACCACTGGAGCCAGAACCTCGCCCAGTTCTTCCCCGAGGCCATCTCCTTCATCG AAGAAGCTCGGTCCAACAAATGCGGGGTCCTGGTCCACTGCTTGGCCGGCATCAGCCGCTCGGTGACGGTGACGGTGGCTTACCTCATGCAGAAACTCAACCTGACCCTCAACGACGCCTACGACTTTGTGAAGAGGAAAAAGTCGAACATCTCCCCAAACTTTAACTTCATGGGGCAGCTGCTGGACTTCGAAcggacactgggactgaagagcCCTTGTGAGCTCCGCCCCCAACAACCAACCGGCAACCAGCTCTACTTCACCACGCCCACCAACAACAACCTCTTCCAGCTGGACAGCCTGGAGATCACATGA